In Harpia harpyja isolate bHarHar1 chromosome 18, bHarHar1 primary haplotype, whole genome shotgun sequence, a single genomic region encodes these proteins:
- the LOC128154005 gene encoding ligand of Numb protein X 2-like has product MLAIMADPIAEEHASQVGELCCECGQFHLLLDNHLYNFQDEVDDELICHICLQPLLQPMDTPCGHTYCFKCLENFMQEYNFCPMDRKKLSFQQCHKSSLLVRNLLDKLIVFCPFKAECQQTMQRCELEAHLQNRCPGFKKYKSELQQKKNPISKGKEDPPTKVETNTPKDPEVPSGGSSLVAESSAAAVVSLGTAEPGLVNPAFEETEEDLPQRTSLVAETTTIEIHREDPEEELGMRIVGGKDTPLGNIVVQEVLRDSVIAADGRIAPGDHILEVNGVNISSVTHCQAVSFLRHPGPVLHLMVLQEKGFSNKTAQQDSTSVTNREVIHVTLIKRDRSEPLGIKLIRKTDEAGIFILDLLEGGLAAKNGKLSRNDRVLSINGQDLRQGTPEAAAQIIQTTESRVNFVILRQPGVQLSDPVEDGSTSNNSSSSSSSNGGSPVHHRRRLDQNHYRRKSTYQKDLPQGYISHEKTVAIKKEPKESLGITIGGGRDNKNKLPIYVTSVQPIGCLFRDGRIKRGDVLLSINGIDLTHLNYYEAVSALKSNAASHSVILKALEIISLNSPELSPDIKEQGFSWSPLWITWLGLPSYLHCCQDIVLSKGNLESWGFSIVGGFEESKGNQPFFIKTIVPGTPAFRDRKLKCGDEIVAVNGVPAIGMSNSELIPMLKEQRNKVTLTVVSWPGSLV; this is encoded by the exons ATGCTGGCTATCATGGCTGATCCCATAGCAGAAGAACACGCGTCCCAAGTTGGTGAACTCTGCTGTGAATGTGGTCAGTTCCACCTCTTGCTGGACAATCATCTCTACAACTTCCAGGATGAAGTGGACGATGAACTCATCTGCCATATCTGCCTTCAGCCTCTGCTCCAACCTATGGACACCCCCTGTGGACATACGTACTGTTTCAAGTGCCTTGAAAACTTCATGCAGGAGTATAACTTTTGTCCTATGGATCGGAAAAAGCTCTCTTTCCAGCAGTGCCACAAGTCCAGCCTTCTAGTACGAAACCTGTTGGATAAGCTGATTGTCTTCTGTCCTTTCAAGGCAGAGTGTCAGCAGACAATGCAGCGGTGTGAACTAGAAGCTCACCTGCAGAACAG gtgtcctggtttcaagAAATACAAATCTGAACTACAGCAGAAAAAGAATCCCATTTCCAAAGGGAAGGAAGATCCTCCTACCAAGGTGGAGACAAACACGCCCAAGGATCCAGAGGTACCAAGTGGAGGATCGTCACTTGTGGCagaaagctctgcagctgctgtggtaTCGCTAGGGACTGCAGAGCCTGGACTGGTTAATCCAGCTTTTGAGGAGACTGAAGAAG ACCTTCCTCAGAGAACTAGTCTTGTGGCTGAAACGACCACAATTGAAATTCACCGAGAAGACCCAGAGGAAGAGCTGGGGATGAGGATAGTTGGGGGTAAAGACACCCCACTAGGAAACATTGTTGTTCAGGAAGTCTTGCGGGATTCTGTCATTGCTGCAGATGGAAGAATAGCACCTGGGGACCATATTCTTGAG GTGAATGGCGTCAACATCAGCAGTGTGACTCACTGCCAAGCTGTCTCCTTCCTGCGCCACCCAGGTCCTGTTCTCCACCTCATGGTCCTGCAGGAGAAGGGTTTTTCCAATAAGACTGCACAGCAGGATTCCACTTCAGTTACAAATCGGGAAGTCATCCATGTTACCTTGATAAAGAGGGACCGATCTGAACCCTTGGGAATCAAACTGATTAGGAAGACAGATGAGGCAGGGATTTTTATTCTAGATCTGTTAGAGGGAGGTTTGGCAGCCAAAAATGGAAAGCTGAGTCGGAATGACAGAGTCCTGTCAATAAATGGCCAGGATTTGAGGCAAGGAACACCTGAGGCAGCTGCACAGATAATCCAG ACCACTGAATCAAGAGTAAACTTTGTCATCTTGAGGCAGCCAGGCGTACAGCTGTCGGACCCAGTAGAAGATGGCAGCACATcaaataacagcagcagcagcagcagcagcaatggagGAAGCCCGGTGCACCATCGGAGACGACTAGACCAGAATCACTATAGACGAAAATCTACCTACCAAAAG GATTTACCTCAGGGATACATAAGTCATGAAAAGACAGTTGCAATAAAAAAGGAACCAAAGGAATCTTTAGGAATAACAATTGGAGGCGGAAGAGATAACAAAAACAAACTCCCTATATATGTAACTAGTGTGCAGCCCATTGGATGCCTCTTCAGGGATGGCAGAATCaagcgag GAGATGTACTTTTGAGCATAAATGGCATTGATTTGACTCATCTGAACTACTATGAAGCTGTCTCAGCGCTGAAATCTAATGCAGCTTCCCACTCAGTCATACTGAAAGCCTTGGAAATAATTTCACTGAACTCGCCAGAGCTGTCTCCGGACATCAAGGAGCAAGGATTCAGCTGGTCTCCCCTCTGGATCACATGGCTTGGATTGCCTAG CTACCTTCACTGCTGTCAAGATATTGTCCTTAGCAAAGGTAACCTGGAAAGCTGGGGCTTCAGCATTGTTGGAGGCTttgaggaaagcaaaggaaaccaGCCATTCTTCATCAAAACCATAGTGCCTGGGACTCCTGCCTTCCGAGACAGGAAACTGAA GTGTGGAGATGAAATAGTGGCAGTAAATGGAGTGCCAGCGATAGGAATGAGCAACTCGGAACTAATCCCAATGCTGAAGGAGCAAAGAAACAAAGTCACACTTACTGTGGTGTCCTGGCCGGGAAGCCTCGTGTGA